In Candidatus Binatia bacterium, the genomic stretch ATTCCGTCTGCGTCCGATTGATTCGAACTTCTCCAGCAATGGCAAGACGTGGTCGCAGTGGCTCGCTGATGACCAGCGCGAATTCTCCGGCCGCACCGACGTCCTTGCCTACGTCTCCGACGTGCTAACCGCGCCGCTGAAGATCAGTGGTCAGCCGGTCGCCAACCTGGTGGCTTCCACAAGTGGGACCGACTCGGACTGGGTGGTGAAGGTCATCGACGTCTATCCCGACGAAGTAGCCTCCCAACCGGCGCTGGGTGGATATCAGTTGATGGTTTCCGCCGACGTGTTCCGTGGCCGATATCGCGAAAGCCTCGAAACGCCCAAACCGATCGTGGCGGACAAGCCCCTGGTGTACCGCTTTGCGCTGCCGACCGCGAACCACGTTTTCCTGCCCGGTCACCGCATCATGGTCCAGGTCCAGTCGAGCTGGTTTCCGCTCTACGACCGCAATCCCCAGACCTTCGTGCCGAACATCTTCTGGGCGAAACCGGAAAACTACCGAAAAGCCGTGCAGCGGATTTACCACGCTCCCGGCCAGGAGAGCTTCGTTGAATTGCCGGCGGTGAGAACGCCTTGAGCTGAAACTGCGGCTTCAGTGGAGGATTCCAACGATGGAGTTTTCCACTTGCTGCCATGCATTGGCAGTGGGCACCACCAACTCGAAGTGCCACGCTTCGGGCACGCTGACCAATTTCACGTCATCGCCGCCCTTGCGCGCGCGGGATTCGTATTCCACGGACAGCTTGTGCGGGACCAGCTTGTCTGACTCGCCGTGGACCAACACCTGCTCAACGCCCAGCGGTAACAATTCAACGGGCGAACCCTGCTGGCAGCGCTCTGCAAACTTGTCGGGCTTGCCGCCCATTAATTGATACGCCATGTCGCCGCAGACGTTTTCCGCTCCCGCCTGCGCCAGGTCCGCAATGCCCGCCAGCGACACCACTCCGCGCAGCGCAATCGGATCCGAAGCGTACAGCTCGCTCGACTTCGGCAGCCTGTGGCGTGCCCCGAGCCACAACGCCAGGTGTCCTCCGGCGGAATGTCCGACGGCGACAACCCGCTTCAAATCCAGCGGATACTGCTTCGCCAACTCGCGCACATAGTCCGCGGCCTTCGCGACATCCTGAAATGTTCCCGGCCAGCCTCCGCCCGTGTCGCCGACGCGGCGGTACTCGATC encodes the following:
- a CDS encoding alpha/beta hydrolase; its protein translation is MPQAKADRRIAYGSDPLQFGDLRMPPGKGPFPVAIVIHGGCWSAEYDLGYMGNASAALTRAGIATWTIEYRRVGDTGGGWPGTFQDVAKAADYVRELAKQYPLDLKRVVAVGHSAGGHLALWLGARHRLPKSSELYASDPIALRGVVSLAGIADLAQAGAENVCGDMAYQLMGGKPDKFAERCQQGSPVELLPLGVEQVLVHGESDKLVPHKLSVEYESRARKGGDDVKLVSVPEAWHFELVVPTANAWQQVENSIVGILH